The Populus nigra chromosome 19, ddPopNigr1.1, whole genome shotgun sequence genome includes a window with the following:
- the LOC133680457 gene encoding uncharacterized protein LOC133680457, with the protein MDSFNESTGFRYNPNSNTMVDADGDSEFSGILEIYVHHARNIHNICIYDNQDVYAKFSLTYNPDETLSTRIINGGGKNPEFNENFMMKLTQLDAVLKCEIWMLSRVRNYMEDQLLGFALVPISQVSGKGKVTQDYSLSSTDLFHSPAGTVQLSLSLNTSLPVKPSATAANSSISSEVVLLDRKISEVILEPVEYSRIEFPDINVVRENQQMVSEYFDGMGSRPGSFLYLGASPLPAVHDYEMTTNSSEENQGGSGSPNGSTQNSSFLSSTTTSLSDDRNSSDSVERKIRLGGQSSNPLNVLITTVANHNSCACPDTPTSKKGNEVRDEKESNFTSKEEESNKEGNMSSIKFGQVFSAPLGNINLEAEQSAMQQQIVDMYMRSMQQFTESLAKMKLPMDLDKPEPEDRGDVIQSHRNELELEKKKKDGGRVFYGSRAFF; encoded by the coding sequence ATGGATTCTTTCAATGAATCAACTGGGTTCAGGTACAATCCAAATTCAAACACGATGGTCGATGCAGATGGCGATTCTGAGTTCTCCGGGATTCTTGAAATCTATGTTCATCATGCCAGGAATATTCACAACATATGTATCTATGATAACCAAGATGTTTATGCAAAATTCTCTCTAACTTATAATCCCGATGAAACCCTTTCAACTAGAATTATCAATGGAGGCGGAAAAAACCCAGAATTCAATGAAAACTTCATGATGAAACTCACTCAACTTGATGCAGTCCTCAAATGTGAAATTTGGATGCTTAGTAGAGTTAGAAACTACATGGAGGATCAGCTTCTAGGATTTGCTTTGGTCCCTATTTCACAAGTTTCTGGCAAAGGAAAGGTGACTCAAGATTACAGCCTCTCCTCCACTGACCTCTTTCACTCTCCAGCTGGCACTGTCCAATTGTCTCTTTCCTTAAACACATCTTTGCCTGTTAAGCCCTCGGCAACAGCTGCCAACTCGTCAATATCATCGGAGGTTGTGCTTCTTGATAGAAAGATATCGGAGGTTATTTTGGAGCCAGTTGAGTATTCGAGAATTGAATTTCCTGATATCAATGTTGTTAGAGAGAATCAGCAAATGGTCTCAGAGTATTTTGATGGCATGGGTTCCAGGCCTGGCTCTTTTCTTTACCTTGGTGCCTCTCCACTACCTGCTGTTCATGACTATGAAATGACAACAAATTCCTCCGAGGAAAATCAAGGAGGTTCAGGTTCTCCTAATGGCAGCACCCAAAACTCCAGTTTCTTGAGCTCTACGACAACAAGCCTGAGCGATGACAGAAATTCCTCCGATTCAGTTGAGAGAAAGATTCGTTTAGGTGGTCAATCATCAAACCCTCTTAACGTTTTGATCACCACAGTGGCTAATCATAACTCCTGCGCTTGCCCTGACACTCCAACTTCAAAGAAGGGAAATGAAGTCCGAGATGAAAAGGAATCAAATTTTACAAGCAAGGAGGAGGAGAGCAATAAGGAAGGAAACATGAGTTCTATTAAATTTGGTCAAGTATTTTCAGCTCCACTAGGAAACATCAATCTTGAGGCCGAGCAGTCTGCAATGCAGCAGCAAATAGTAGACATGTACATGAGGAGCATGCAACAATTCACAGAATCTTTGGCCAAGATGAAGCTACCTATGGATCTTGACAAACCGGAACCTGAGGACCGCGGTGACGTGATTCAAAGTCACAGAAATGAACTGGAGcttgagaagaagaagaaggacgGAGGTCGAGTGTTTTATGGTAGCCGGGCATTCTTCTAG